CGGCACCAGAGATACAGTAAACGAGTTCAGCGGCATTTTGGTGATAATGCGGTTCTACGACATTGTTCCTGCTGAGGTAGATATCTAGTAAAGAAACATTTTCAAGCGTGTTTAGTTGTTTGATACCTACTACATTAATATAGTTTTGATCATCTTTTTTAAAGAGATTGCTATTATTGGCATCGAAAAAAAATTGCGTGGAGGGGGATGTATAATCCATATATGAAACCATGAAAGTATCATTCCTTTTCTAAAGACTTGATTCTGCAGGATATGTTCGTTGTCAATTAAATGTGCAAATGCCTAATCATTTTTTGTACCATTAACAAGAGTGATCATTTTAATGGGGATCGATCGTTTAAAAATATGGATGGAATTAAATAGTTTTATGTTGGATTTCTATAAACTGAAACTGTTAATCTGAATGTTTTGCATAATCGAAATTTTAATAAGCAGAATTTTCCCATTGCGTGTGTTTAAATTAGAGTGATATAATGTTTTTTATGATTTTAAAGTTAAACATAGGAAGTGGCTAAATTGTCGAACAATTCAAAAGAGAGTAAATTTGTCCCGTACGTTTCTGCATCTAAATCTTTACCGGAGTTGACTGTAACGGCAATAATCCTAGGGATTATTCTTGCAATCGTCTTCGGGGCAGCGAATGCGTACTTAGGACTGCTAATTGGTTTAACTGTCTCTGCTTCAATACCCGCGGCGGTAATCTCAATGGCTATTTTAAGAGGTGTTTTTCGCAGGGATTCCATATTAGAGAACAATATAGTGCAAACGATGACCACGGCTGGTGAGGCAATTGGTGCCGGTGCAGTATTTACCATACCGGCATTATTCATGTGGGATATGGACGTGAGTCAAGCATTCATCATTTTCGTTGTTTTAACCGGGGGATTCTTGGGGGTCTTCATGATGGTGCCCCTTCGTCAGCTCCTTATTGTAAGGGAACATGAAACATTACCTTATCCTGAAGGTACGGCATGTGCCGAAGTACTGAAATCGGGAGAAAAAGGCGGGACCAGCGCCAAGCTGATCGGCGCCGGTTTAATCATCGGCGGTGTGGTGAAAGGGCTTGGTGATGGATTTAAGCTTTTTAAAACGGAAGTTGAAACAGGAATCACAAATTTTAAAAATGCAGTCGTTGGTCTGGATGCCTTTCCTTCCCTTTTGGGTGTCGGGTATATCATTGGACCGCGTGTCGCAGGTCAAATGCTAGGTGGAGGACTGTTGGCCTGGGTCGTTCTTATTCCGGCAATCAGCTTTTTTGGCAGCAGTAATGGAACAGCCATTTTCCCTTCCGAGGTACCGATTGGTGAATTGGATGCATGGGGAATTTGGGATAATTATATTCGTTATATAGGAGCTGGTGCGGTTGCAACTGGCGGATTGATTACATTGATCAAAACCTTACCGATCCTTTTCAGTTCGGTGATTGATACCTTAAAAGGTGTTAAAGCCAATAAAGGACAGCTTAAGGCTGGTTCAATCCGAACCGAAAAAGACATTCCGGCTAAATACGTTTGGTTGGGTATAATCATCGTCATTATAATCATTGCATTCGCACCTATTACGGATGTCGGAATCATTGGAGCGGTTGCCATTGCCATTTTTGGATTCTTATTCGTGACCGTGGCTTCAAGGGTTGTCGGGATCGTCGGAAGTTCTTCTTCCCCTGTTTCTGGAATGACGATCGCTACACTATTGATTGTAGCGATTGTCTATAAAGCTACTGGTTTTACTGGTACCCAAGGAATGGTTGCCGCTTTAACTGTCGCTGCAATCATCTGTACCGCTCTTGCTGTTTCAGGTGATGTATCGCAAGATTTAAAAACAGGTTACATCGTGGGCGGAACTCCTTGGAAGCAACAAGTTGCGATGATGATCGGTGTTGTGGCGTCCGCTTCAGTCATCGGTTTTATCTTGGTGCTGATGGATAACGCCTATACGATGGGATCTGCAGAACTGCCTGCACCTAAAGCGGCTCTAATGAAAATTCTTGCTGAAGGAGTTCTTGGTGGAGACTTACCTTGGACGCTTATCTTTATCGGTGCAGCGATTGCCATCACATTGGAGTTTTTCGGTTTGAATTCATTAGTAGTGGCCGTAGGCATCTACTTGCCGGTTCATACTAGTGCGCCAATCATGATTGGTGGATTTATACGCTTCTTCATTGAATTCTTCTCGAAAACGAAAGAAGCACTTAAAGCACGCGTCGATAGAGGTGTATTGTTTGCATCTGGCTTGATAGCAGGTGAGTCATTGATAGGTGTGCTTATTGCCATCCTGATCGCTGCCGGTGTCCAAGTTCCGGCTGCAGCTAAATTGGCCAGCAATCTGCTGCCATTCCTACTATTCCTTGCTTTAGCTGGCTTGCTTTGGTACGTTTCCAGCAAAGGGAAAAAAGAAGATGCTTCGTAAACGCCAAAGAGAAAAGAGGAACCTGTTAACCATGGTTCCTCTTTTGGAAGGACGGGTCACCTTGGAGCAAGGATCTTCGGAAGCGACTTTTTTAGTCATCCAAAGAACCAACTTTGTGGAACGAATGACAATTCGTTTTTTAAAACAGCCTTCAGTTCGTAAAATCAAGCTCGATAAGTTTGGCGCATTTGCCGTTAATCAAATGGAGTATAAATGCAATGTCAATCAGATTTCTGAAGCGATGAGTGAACATTTCGGTGAGGAAGCGGAACCATCTTTGCCACGGTTGGTGAAATTCCTGGAAATCCTTGAGGTCCATGAATGGATTGTCTGGGATGAGGAAGAAGATAAAAGCTAAAGATTTTTTTGTTTGATATGATCTCCTTAAGGTAGACCGTGTAAAAAGGCCACAATCATTCGTGGATGCTACATACCTGCTTTAAGGGGATTTTTTATTATGTCTAAAAATCGGTGATGATTCCCATTATGACTGAAAGCCTTATACTGTGTATGACTGACATGCTTTGCACTGACAGGATATCAACAATCCTTCGCGGACAGTGAATCTCCTTTCCCGCAATATTTAGTTTAGATGAATACTTCACATTCTGAAAGTAATGAATGACTATAAGTAACCTCTTCATAATCGTTAATTGAATTCAACACTTTTTCGCTTTCATGCTAGAAACCGCAATCAAGGGGACGCTATGCAAGCTGTATTTTCTCCTGAAGCAATAGCAAGAGTCCATTTAATTAATAAAGTATGTTGGTGATGGTTCACGTCGCGTTTAATCATATATAGTCTAAGCAGACTCAAATAGATCGAGTCTGCTTTTCCACCTTCTAAAGTAAGGATTCTAAGTAGGATATTCCGACTTCCGTCATTCTTGTTCCGCCCCGGCCTTTACGTTTTATGATCAGTCCTTTTTGCTCAAGGTCTTCAAGTCTTCTTCTCACCTGCTGTGGGGACAAGAAGAGGCTTGCATGATGTTCTTTCGTTTTTGCTGAAATATATTCCCTGCTGGCTGCTTTTCCCGTTTCATTGCATTGCATAACGATCTCTAGAATCATTCGATGTTCGGATTGCTGCAGGGGATTTTGTGGCGGGGATTCTATATCTGCCGCTTGTTGAGCTTTCTGATACTGCGGCAAATCATCTTTGGTCAATACCGTTCCATTACACACTGTCAGCATATAATCCAGTGTGTTTTTAAGCTCGCGAATATTGCCGTCCCACTCAGCTCGGATTAACCTATCCATCAGTGATTGCTCCACTTTTATCCATTTTCCGTTCTTTGTTATGTAATGATGGATCAAAAGGGGAATGTCTTCTCTTCTCTGCCTAAGTGGTGGAATGAAGAGGTGAAGCACATTTAAACGGTAAAATAAATCGTTTCTGAACGTTTGTGCTTTCATTTGTTCCTCGATTTTTTTATTCGTTGCAGTAATGATGCGAATGTTAATTGGGATTATCTTCGAGCCGCCGATTCGTCTGATTTCCTTTTCCTGGATAACCCTTAATAATCGGGATTGCATCGATAAACTGATATCTCCTATTTCATCCAGGAAGATGGTGCCGTTATCGGCAAGCTCAAACAGCCCTTTTTTACCTCCGCGCTGACCTCCAGTAAATGATCCATCCTCATACCCGAATAATTCGCTCTCAAGCAGGCTTTCAGATAAGGCGCTGCAGTTTACGGGCAGAAAAGGTCCGTTTTTTCTATAGGAGTGCTTGTGAATGGCATGAGCAAACAATTCTTTGCCCGTTCCTGACTCACCTTGAATGAGGATGGGGTGTTCTGCTAATGCAAGCTTTTTTGCGATCTGTTTAAGTTCAATCATTTTAGGATTTTCACAGAAAATGTCATCAAAGCTATACTTCGCGTAAAAACCTGTCTCGCGATATTTGCGCTGTGCTGTTTTTTCGATTTCGGATGCCTGATGGACACTTTTAAAAACAGTAACGATAGATTGCTCCCCGATCATTGAATGACGGTATACGACGACCTCAACACCATGAATGCTAAAAAATTGACTCTCTTCCACACCATCCCGGATAAAATGAACCACTTCGTTTTGAAGGATTACCGTATCGATCGGACGGTTGATGATTACATCCGCCTGAACTTGAAATAGTGCTTCAAGTTTTTGATTAAACACGGTTACTTCACTCGTTTCATTGATGACCAGTATTCCGTCATCAATGGTATTAACGACATTTTGGATATGGTGATAGACTTCTTTTGTCTCTTGTTGGGATAAAAGCAATTTTTGCTGCAATTCAATAATGCTTCTAATGTATCTTTCTGAAATTTGCAGAGCCACATTTCCATCCAGCCTGCAATGATCAACAATTCTTAAAATTGTGGTCATATCCAAAAGCCTGACACCGATATCCAAAACCATTGGCAAATAGGTGGGGGCAAGTTCTACTTCACCTGGAGATACAGCCACATCAATATCATCATAATAAGCATGGTTTTTCTTGTAAGCTACGAAGCGAACATGATTGATGCCAAGTTGGTTAAGAGATTGTATGAGTTCCAATGTGACATTGTATTCATCATTAACAACAAGTACGTTAGCTCCAGCTGGAATTGTGAGAAGTTTATCCAAATGTTCATGATGGACGGTGCGTTGTCCCGTTATAAAGGTCACGGCATTCATATTCTTTAAATGACCGACTTCTTTTTTAAGAGATTCGGAGGAGAAGAGGATGACATCAGCTTCAAGACCGGCTGGAAGGCCCTCATCCACTGCATAGCTATCAATGTCCAGATAATCACCTAAAAGCTGTTGAAGTTGCTGATGCAGTGTGTGCCTTGTCTTCATTCCGCCTGTCAAAAGGATAAGTGAAGGTTTCATATGGGCCCTTACCTTTCTTTGGTTAAATTGGTTCTATTATAGCACAATATTTGAACCAATTTAGACCATTGAACCGTTAATATCGGCTATACTATCAGCTTATAGATTGGTATTTCTAAATTTTCTTATTTCTTACCTTGCTCCAAATGCAGTAATCATGAAAGTATACAAACGAGTATAATTCTGCACCTTTCCATCTCCATTACCCATTCCATTTATACGTCATTTAGATCCCCGTCCAGCAGTCGCCTTATTAGTTGGCATGTATTTTGCATTATTAGTATACAAATGTTTATTTCTCAAAAAAAGAAAAGGAGAACCATGGAAGAAGAGGGAAGTATCATTTACTAGTTGAATGAAAAAAGGGGAGAAGCTTTATGGCTCAAGTCGAAACAACCTATCAACCGGAAGGAAATAGGAAAAAAGAGCGTAAAATTAATGTATTCGCATTACTGCTGGGTGTTTTGGTCATCGCAACTTTATTAACGTATGTGTTGCCTGCAGGGGATTATGGGCGCGTGGAAGTTGACGGAAGGACCGAAATAGACCCAGGTACTTACAAAACTTCCGAACAAACACCGGTTAGCCCATTTGGAGCGGTTAAAGCACTTCATACTGGTATGGTTGAAGCAGCTAATATTATCTTTTTTGTTTTGATCATTGGGGGGTTCTTTGGTGTATTAACCGCCACTGGGACGATAAATGTATTGATTACGACGCTTGCAAAAAGACTTGCAACCCGAGAGAAGCTGCTCATTCCGGCCATGATGTTATTTTTCGCAATTGGCGGATCACTTATGGGGATGGCCGAGGAAACACTCGCTTATATCCCATTATTGATTCCATTGGCGCTTGCACTTGGTTTTGACGTTCTTACAGGGACAGCCATTGTTATTCTTGGGGCTTCCGCAGGCTTTACGACAGCGGTAATGAATCCGTTTACAGTCGGAATCGCTCAAGGTATCTCCGAATTGCCGATGTTTTCTGGCATGTCGTATCGTCTAGTACTTTTCGTGATTGTTTATGCAGTATCTGTAACATTCGTCTATCGTCATGCCATGAAAGTGAAAAAGGATCCATCAAGTGGATTTTATGGAAAGTACAGCAAAAAAGAAGCTGATGTGCTTCATAATTCAAAAGAGAAGCTTGAAACCAAACATAAGCTCATTCTAGGTGCGTTTTTACTGAATTATGTGGTCCTTGCTTTTGGAGTGATCAAATACCAATGGTATATTACTGAAATTGCAGCTCTTTTTGTAGTTTTGACAATTGTCATAGGAGTCATTGGCAGATTATCTACGGATAAGATTGCGAAATCGTTTGTAGACGGATCTTCGTTATTGATTGGTGGAGCCTTAATTATTGGTGTTTCCCGGGCAACTCTTGTTGTATTAAATGAAGGGCATATTATTGACCCGATGCTTCATGGGGTTTCCGATACGCTAAAGCATATTCCGGCCTTCTGGAGTGTAATCGGGATGTATAACTTCCAAGCTATTATCCATTTTATCCTTGCTTCGGGCAGTGGACATGCGATGCTGACGATGCCAATCATGACGCCGCTTGCGGATTTGCTTGATATTACTCGACAGACGGCAGTTCTTTCGTTTTCATTTGCTGATGGAATCGGGAATATTATTTTTCCGACTGCAGGCACGCTCATGGCAGGCCTCGCAATTGCCGGTATTCCATGGACAAAGTGGGCCAAATGGGTGCTTCCGCTTGTATTCATTCAATACCTCATTGGTTTAGCCGCCGTTGTCATCGCTCATTTAATGAATTACGGACCATTCTGATCGTGTTAAGAAACAGCTTAGAGCAATTGGAGGAAAAAAATTGATAACTTTAATTAAAAATGCAGAAGTGTATGAACCTCAATATCTTGGCCGGATGGATGTGCTGCTTGCGGGTGGCAAAATAGTCCATATCCAAGATGAAATTGATCTGGATAACGTATCCATTGATGTGAAAATAGTAGATGGATCGGGGAAAATCCTCGTGCCTGGTTTCATTGATGCCCATGTGCATTTAATCGGTGGCGGCGGCGAAGGTGGCTTTAGGACACGGACTCCGGAATTGAACTTAACGGATGCTACGATGGCAGGCATTACAACCGTGGTTGGAGTGCTGGGTACGGATGGAACAACAAGACGGATCGAAAGTCTGCTGGCAAAGGCCCATGCATTGGGAGAAGAGGGAATTACGGCGTACATTCACTCAGGCTCTTATCAGATTCCGGTGAAAACCTTAACGGGCAAAGTAGAAGAAGATTTGATATTCATTGAGAAAGTAATCGGTGTAGGCGAAATCGCCATATCCGACCATCGCTCTTCTGAACCGACGCTTAATGAGCTTGTGAAGATAGCGGCTTCAGCTCGTAATGGCAGTTTAATTACGGGAAAGGCAGGGATATTGGAAATACATGTAGGCGATGGTGATCGCAGGCTCCAGCTCCTTTTTGAGATTCTAGAAAAGACGGATATACCGATTCATCATTTTCACCCGACTCACATTAACCGAAATCAAGATTTATTCGCAGAGGGGATCCGTTATGCAGAAAAAGGGGGATATGTAGACTTAACGACAAGCACCACTCCTCAATTCCTGGAGGAAGGGGAAGTGAAATGCAGTAGCGGATTGAGACAGATGCTTGAGAGTGGGGTGCCCGTTACTCAGATTACTTTCTCCTCGGATGGACAGGCAAGTCTTCCTTATTTTAATCAAGACGGTGAGTTCGCAGGTCTGCAAGTTGGCAATGTTTCTTCTCTTTACAACGAGGTCCGTGACTCCGTATTGGATGAGGGCGTTCCGCTTGAATCAGCACTCCAGGTTATCACATCTAATCCGGCTCGTATATTGAAGCTGAAAAGCAAAGGTAAAATAGGGGTGGAAATGGATGCTGATCTCGTGATGCTTAATGAAGGAACGTTGACCATCGATACGGTCATCTCAAGAGGAAAAGTGATGGTAGAACAGGGTGTCCCTATTATTAAAGGGACATTTGAAAAATAAAAGAATGATAGGGAGCTGAAGGAATGAAACAGTTAATGAAGGTGTGTATGATGTTAGGTTTGTTTGCTTTTTATTGCCAAGGGAATTTTGCACATGCTGCGAGCGGTGACTATCAGTATAGCAGCTCAGGAAACACGGGAAATGTAACGACTGCCACATCTTATGGCATTAACTTAATGGGAGGAGGCACGGACGTCGATGAAGCGATGCTATGGATGGCCAAAAAAGCAAATTCAGGTGACTTTGTCGTCCTCCGGACTTCAGGATCCGACGGATATAACCAGTATCTTTACGATTTGGCACAGAGTAATAACGCAAAGCTTGATTCAGTCGAAACGATCGTGCTGAACAACAAATATGCTTCAAGTGACTCGTTTGTGTTAGATAAGGTGCGTAAGGCGGAAGCAGTCTTTTTTGCCGGAGGAGATCAATTCAATTATGTCGATTTCATAAAAAATACGGCACTTGAGGATGTACTTAATCAGCTTATTCAAAATAATGTTCCAATAGGTGGAACAAGTGCAGGGCTCGCAATTATGGGGCAATTTGTCTATGATGCAAAAAATGGTTCCGTCTATTCAGATGAAGCACTGGCAAATCCAAATAACCGCTATATGACGTTTTCAAGAGATTTCCTGAATAATCGCTATGTATCAAGTGCGATTACAGACACTCATTTCGAACAGAGGGACAGAATGGGAAGATTCATAGGGTTTATGGCGAGAAATGTATCAGACGGATGGACGAATCAGGCTAAAGGCATTGCTGTTAATGAACAAACAGCTCTGCTCATCGAACAGGACGGAACGGCTAAGGTTGTTGCCCAGCCAGGTGGCAGCAACCAATCCGTATATATGGCGAAAACAACGGCCGCCCCTACAAGCAGCTCAGGCAAGCCATTGACTATAAAAGATGTTCAGCTCGTCAAGTTGAAACCCGGAAATACGTTCAATCTTCAGACATGGACGAGCAGTAATGGCTATTCCTATAAACTATCTGCCCTGTCTGGTGTCTTAAGTTCAACAAGTGGTTCAATATATGGAAATTAAAATAGGAGGAGTAAAAGTGAAGAAGATCATTAATATGGCATTTATGGCCTTATTGCTTGCATCGGCCTGCTTTTTGCCTCCAGGAAAGGTCAGCGCTCACCATGATGACGAATTTAGAGGAAGTCTCGTTATTGCAGGAGGCTCATTAGGCAGCAGCAACAAGGATATCTATGAATCTTTTATTAAACTCGCCGGCGGAGCCGAAAAAGCGAAAATCGGCATTATTCCCGCTGCGAGCGGAAGTCTGAAATCCTCCAAGGAGTTTAGAGCAGATCTTGTGAAATATGGGGTGAACGAGAAGGAAATCGTGATTCTTCCGCTATCGGACCATGATTTCAGTGATACTGATTTTGATGAGAAATCGTGGAAGAACAATGTCCACAGTAAAGCGGTTGTAAGTCAGATCGAGGATCTTTCGGGTATCTGGTTTGTTGGAGGCGACCAACTTCGAATAACAAATACATTATATGATGCCAAGGGAAAGAGTACGTTGGCGCTTGATGCGATTTGGAACGTGTATAAAAAAGGAGCTGTCGTGGGCGGAACAAGTGCAGGCGCGGCAATTATGAGTGATGTCATGATTACCGGCGGTGATAGCTTAGGAGGGCTAAAAGGTAAATTCACCGGAAATTCCGAGTCTCCAAAAAACAAAGAGTATGAGCCCGTCCGTATTGACCGGGGGCTCGGGTTCTTTAAATATGGGATCATCGACCAGCATTTCGATGAAAGAGGGAGACTCGGGCGTTTGGTAGCAACGGCCATTAAATACGAAAAGCAAAAAAAGAAATATAATTCTTATGGAATTGATGAAGATACAGCGTTGATTGTCAACAATCAAGAAAAAACAGCTGAAATTGCAGGCAGGGGCGGAGTGACGGTTGTTGATTTAAGTAAAGCAAAAGAACACAAGGGGAAGATCAGTAATGTCTCCATCAGCCTCTTATCTCCTGGCGATAAGATGGATTTGACTGCTAAATCATTTACGATCCATTCAAATAAGAGTGCCACTAAAGGAAATGAGTACTATCAATTTAAACCTTTGGAAGCAACGGGTGTCCTGACTTCATATGGAAAACTCAAATCATATTTGTCATATTCGCTTGTTGATAATGCTTCAACTGAATCGGTAAAAAGCTATTTATATGATAGCAAGGGATCAGGCTATGCCTTAACCTTTAGTAAAACGGGAAACACAAATGGGTATTGGGGCTATCAAGATGGACAGAAAGATGATTATTCCATCACGAATGTGAAAATGGATGTTGCCCCTGCTTCTCTCCAATTTAAAAGAGACAAGCATGCTTTTAAAGACTATCAAGAAGCCAATTTTGAACTTCCTGAAAAAAAGGAGCGCGGTCGCATAGAAGGAAATTTGGTCATTGCAGGTGGAGCACTTGGTTCAAGCAACGAAGATGTGTACAAAAAGTTTATTGAGTTGGCCAAGGAAGGTTCTGATGCCAAAGTAGGCATCATTTCGGCTGCAAGCGGAAGCCTGAGCTCCTCATACGCCTTCAAAAACGATCTATTGAGGTATGGCTTGAAAGATGAAAATATCAAGATCCTACCGATTTCAACTCATGACTTTAAAGGAACTTCCGTGGATGAATCAAGTTGGAAGGAAAACAGAAATAGTGATCCTGTCGCTGCCGAAATAAAAAACCTTGATGCCATTTGGTTTGTGGGCGGAGATCAGACGTATATTACAGAAGCATTATTCAATCCAGATCAAACGGAATCAAAAGCATTAAAGGCGATTTGGGATATGTATAAAAATGGTGGTGTGTTAGGCGGAACAAGTGCAGGAGCAGCGATCATGAGCGATGTCATGCTTGCCGGCGGCGGCAGCTTGGAGACACTAACAAAAGGATTTACGAACACGTATAACGGAATGGAACAGCAAGAAGGTGGGCCGGGTTATTTGGAACGTGGGCTTGGCTTTTTCCAGTATGGGATAATTGACCAGCATTTCGATAATAAAGCAAGGCTCGGCAGACTTATAGCAACTGCACATGAAAAAGGCAATCATGGTCAGCTGTCATATGGAATTGATGAAGACACAGCAATGGTTGTCAATAATCTCAAGCAGAAGATCGAAGTAGTCGGGCGCGGAGGAGTAACCGTTATTGATTTATCCAAAGTTAGCACCAATCCTAAGATAAAAAGCGAATATAAAAATATTTTACTATCTACAATCGCACCAGGGGATAGTGTTGATTTCAAAACGAAAGAGATTCAAATAGATGAACATAAAACCCGTACAAAAGGAAATGAGTATAGTGATTTTGACGCCGCTCCTCATTCTGGTGTATTAACGGCTCATGGCACATTAAGTAAATTCCTTTCTTATCAACTTGTTGATAACAGCAGAGAGAAAGAAGTGAAAGCCTATTCTTTTGATAAAGGAAAAGGAGTGGAGCTTACATTCAGAAAGACAAAAGAAACGGATGGATTTTGGGGGTACAAAGACGGCAGCAAAGATGATTATTCAGTCGTTAATGTTGTTGTGGATATCACACCCATTACAGTAAAGAATGAATAAAGCATTTTGAACCGATTCAAACTTGCAGACACACCTCATCATGATTGGGTGTGTCTTTATCGTTTGTGAATATGGACGTGGGCAACCTTTTCCTGCTATATCCATTTTTCTGAAAAGGAGTCACCCATTTACAATTGGTCTACTCCTTTGCCCTCTGTGTATTTTCTTTAAGTATAAAAGATTAGCTCTTCAACCAACTATCTTAGTTCATTTTGAGAGCTCGTCATGTCCATTTGGTTCAGGGTTTTATGTATGTAACAAGTTTGCTTATTGAAGAATGGCTTCAAGCGGATGCTTATTTCACATCAATACTAAATGGTCGTACCCGTTTTTCTTTGCTAAAAAACCTTATTATTTCATATGAAAATCATAACTTGTACATGATTTTATTTAATCTTAGGTTGAATGAATTTCGCTAGTTTCGTAGTGCTGTTCGACAGAGAAAGCATATGGGAAAGCATGCACTGTAAAGGGACCTCACTGTATTTACTATAACCGCCGAATAACTCATTTTTAGGTATCTTTTCTATACGAAAGCTATTTATGCATGGTGTTTATACTATCGGTATAATATTTTGGACTTAAGTTATTTTTCCGTTATACTAATATTGCAGGATATACTAAAAAAAGCAGGTGGTTAGTATGGGAAGAGTACAAGGTAAAGTGGCATTAGTGACAGGTGGAGCTTCAGGCATCGGGTTATCGATATCCACATTAATGGCTAAAGAAGGCGCAAAAGTCGTAATTGCTGATTATAACGAAGCGGGAGCAAAAGAAGCGGCCGAAAATATTACAAGCCAAGGCGGAGAAGCCGTTGGGCTATTCTTGGATGCAGGGCAGGCTGATTCGATCCAAGCGGCTGTCGATTTTACGGTTGAAAAATATGGAACGATTACAGTACTGGTTAATAATGTAGGGTTGTCTAATTTGCAAAAAGATCTTGATGTTGTGAATCTGGATTTGGAAGAATGGGACAGGCTTATGGATGTGAATTTAAAAAGCGTGTT
This genomic stretch from Peribacillus muralis harbors:
- a CDS encoding cyanophycinase; amino-acid sequence: MKKIINMAFMALLLASACFLPPGKVSAHHDDEFRGSLVIAGGSLGSSNKDIYESFIKLAGGAEKAKIGIIPAASGSLKSSKEFRADLVKYGVNEKEIVILPLSDHDFSDTDFDEKSWKNNVHSKAVVSQIEDLSGIWFVGGDQLRITNTLYDAKGKSTLALDAIWNVYKKGAVVGGTSAGAAIMSDVMITGGDSLGGLKGKFTGNSESPKNKEYEPVRIDRGLGFFKYGIIDQHFDERGRLGRLVATAIKYEKQKKKYNSYGIDEDTALIVNNQEKTAEIAGRGGVTVVDLSKAKEHKGKISNVSISLLSPGDKMDLTAKSFTIHSNKSATKGNEYYQFKPLEATGVLTSYGKLKSYLSYSLVDNASTESVKSYLYDSKGSGYALTFSKTGNTNGYWGYQDGQKDDYSITNVKMDVAPASLQFKRDKHAFKDYQEANFELPEKKERGRIEGNLVIAGGALGSSNEDVYKKFIELAKEGSDAKVGIISAASGSLSSSYAFKNDLLRYGLKDENIKILPISTHDFKGTSVDESSWKENRNSDPVAAEIKNLDAIWFVGGDQTYITEALFNPDQTESKALKAIWDMYKNGGVLGGTSAGAAIMSDVMLAGGGSLETLTKGFTNTYNGMEQQEGGPGYLERGLGFFQYGIIDQHFDNKARLGRLIATAHEKGNHGQLSYGIDEDTAMVVNNLKQKIEVVGRGGVTVIDLSKVSTNPKIKSEYKNILLSTIAPGDSVDFKTKEIQIDEHKTRTKGNEYSDFDAAPHSGVLTAHGTLSKFLSYQLVDNSREKEVKAYSFDKGKGVELTFRKTKETDGFWGYKDGSKDDYSVVNVVVDITPITVKNE